CCGCCAATGCTGCGCGCGTTTGGCGGCGCGTCCGGCATCGAGCCGCACGACGCTGCGCAGCGTCGTCAACGGTCGTATGCGCGCTGTGCCGAGTTCGACGGCTTTTTGCACCACCCAGTCCATTTTTTCCGCATTCAGCACGGCCTGCGCGAGCGTGATGGCGAGCGGAGACTCGCGCTCGACAGGGTGGAATTCAAGATCGCCGACGACGACAGCGTCCTTGCCGCAATGCGTGACCAGCGCCGTAAATTCGCCGCCGCGGCCATTGAACAGAACGAGACGATCGCCGGTCCGCACGCGCAGAACCTTGAGCGCGTGATGGGCGGCGGCAACCGGCAGCCGAATGTCGGCCCCGGTTTCGAGATCGATCGGGCAATAGAAGCGGGCAAGCGGCATGAAAGGTTGAATGGCGATGAGGCCACCAGGGTAACGGTGAGGACTGCGCGCCGTCGGGGAAGATGTTCGCGCGTGATATTATATGCGCGCGACGCTTCTCCGTCGCCGCGCCAAAATCAACATGAGCGAATCCTCCCCGGTCTGCAC
The genomic region above belongs to Burkholderiales bacterium and contains:
- a CDS encoding 16S rRNA (uracil(1498)-N(3))-methyltransferase, whose amino-acid sequence is MPLARFYCPIDLETGADIRLPVAAAHHALKVLRVRTGDRLVLFNGRGGEFTALVTHCGKDAVVVGDLEFHPVERESPLAITLAQAVLNAEKMDWVVQKAVELGTARIRPLTTLRSVVRLDAGRAAKRAQHWRNIVVASCEQCGRNRIPEIGAVIALPDWLGQLKDEAEQGAVEAELRLILSPDAPASLRKLPAPNRKLTVLIGPEGGFTDDEVRATATAGFVPVALGPRILRTETAGPAALAAMQALYGDW